GGCCGGCATGCTTTCGGAACTCGGTTTCAACCGCGAACGCATGCAGCGGGCTTTAAAGGCCGGATTTCTGAACGCCACCGAACTTGCCGATTATCTGGCGGCCAAGGGCGTGCCTTTCCGGCAGGCGCACCATATCACGGGAGCGGCCGTGGCCTTTGCGGAAGAACAGGGCGTGGGGCTCGAAGATCTGGACATTGCCCAGCTGCAGCGCTTTTCCGCCGATATCGCCGAAGATGTCTTTGCGGTCCTTGATTACTCGAATGCGGTGGCCAGACGGCATGTCCCCGGCGGAACCGGTCCGGATTCCGTCAAACACCAGATCGAGGACTTTTCGTCCTGGCTGGATTCTGCGTCCTGAAAAGACCTCGGTTGTGCTTGAACTATAGACGCCGTCATTTTTGCCGGTATTTTTCAAAATGAAGCCCCCCGTCGCGCTTGCGGCGGGGGGCTTCATTTTGAATGGCTGCACTGAAAAAAACGCGGATGGTCCGTAAGTGTCTTTCTCCGCCCACGTGTGCACAGCATGGGTGGCCGGGCTTGAAGCCTTCAGGGAAAACCTTTTTTCCAGACAGTTAAAAATATCCCCCCCCCTCTTCAAGCTGATGACGGCTTTTACAGTGACATTTTGAAGAGCCATAAGCGCGGATTGACGCATGATTTTTCGGATACTGTAAATTTCCGGGCCGACCGCCTTGCCCAGTCGATATCATCAGCAGGCGCATACGTGTTGGTAATTAGCTTGCGCCCTTAAAATCAGTGAAAATTACTAGTGATTAGCTTCAAGAAATACATATTCAACCCAGTTACGAGTTACCCATGCTCTCAATTAAATAACTAGGTACGTACTTGGTGTTTTTATGGAGGTGACGTCATGAGGCTGATTATCTCGCTGGGTGAAAATTTCAGGTGGTTGGGGCCGCTGACTGGCAGAACTTGTAACGACATCCTGTTGGATCATCGGGAGGTGATTCGAGCCTTTCGCGGTAAAATCATGCCCTATGGCATGTTTGCGGAAGTGATGGGAACGATTGCACTGAGTGACCTGAACGTGGAATCCGGCAAGTCGGGGCAATTTGTTTCTTCAAGGCGTGGTTCTCTTGGTTTGTCATACATGTATGTACGTGTGATGCGGCTGAACGTACTTGTTTTACGAAATTGTATCTCACTGGTAAAACAGTTGTTTTTCTTTTTCGGGGAGGGTTGTCACCGATCCTTGAGGATATGTGAGTGTGTTTGTGAAATCATGGGCAAGCTGTTGACGCTATTTTGTTTTCCATGTAACGTTTTAGTAATACAAAGAAAAAAGCGGCATGATGTGCAGCTTTGCGGGGCTGGAGTTGCGGTGAATGTATCCGTTCAAGGAGGGGGAATGGAAGGACGAGTCGTGCTCAATGTGTGGCGTGCCTTTTTGCTGATGTGCATGTTATGCCCGTTTTCCGTACTGGCGGAAAATTCGTATGTAGGCACTGCCGCATGCAGGGACTGTCATGAAGAACAGTATGACAATTTTACCAAGTACGCCAAGAAGTCTCATTCGGACAAATCTGTTAAGATCATGGCTTCAGACCTGTCCGAAGCCGAACTGGCAACCTGCTACGGGTGTCATGCCACGGGATATGGCAAGCCCGGAGGATTCGTCAGTTACGAAAAAACGCCTCATCTTGCTGATGCAGGATGCGAAGTCTGCCATGGTCCCGGTTATGACCATGTCGAAAGCGGGGGCGATACGGAACTCATCAAAGGCAAACTGACCATGGAAGACTGCGTGGACTGCCACAACGAGGATCGGGTCAAGTCGTTCAACTTCAAGCCGCTGCTCTACGGCGGGGCGCACTAGGGGGTCGTGATGGACATTTTTCGAAGATCTCTTGGTGCCAAAATGCTGGGCATCACGGCCTTGGTGTTGCTGGTGTTTTTTGGGATTCTCTTCTGGACGACCTTTTTCATGCAGCGCTCAAGCACTCTGCACGAGGTTGAGATAACCGCCAAGCGCACCGCTGAAATGCTCGCGCTGGCCATCCGCGAGCCCATGGCTCTCGGCGACAACGTCGGGACGACTCAGAAATTCGATGAAGTAGGCGAGCGTTACGGCGATATCGACATTCATCTGACCAACTTCAAGGGCAATGTCACCTACTCCACTTCGGAGAACTATCTGCGCGGCGAAATTTCCGACGCAGTGAACGCTCCGGAGATGGCCAGCATGGTAGAAGAGCGTCTGAAAACCGACGGAATGAGCCATGTCATCACGGAAATCAATGGCGTGCCCTCCTATGTGGAAGTGAAGACCATCCCG
The genomic region above belongs to Deltaproteobacteria bacterium HGW-Deltaproteobacteria-18 and contains:
- a CDS encoding cytochrome C → MEGRVVLNVWRAFLLMCMLCPFSVLAENSYVGTAACRDCHEEQYDNFTKYAKKSHSDKSVKIMASDLSEAELATCYGCHATGYGKPGGFVSYEKTPHLADAGCEVCHGPGYDHVESGGDTELIKGKLTMEDCVDCHNEDRVKSFNFKPLLYGGAH